From Penaeus vannamei isolate JL-2024 chromosome 12, ASM4276789v1, whole genome shotgun sequence, the proteins below share one genomic window:
- the LOC138863639 gene encoding ubiquitin-like FUBI-ribosomal protein eS30 fusion protein yields the protein MRFFVRSRTTHVVEKAEEHTVGDVRACVCQAEGLPLEEVRLYAGGSLLEDDSVPLAELGADTIEVNVGLKGGKVHGSLSRAGKVKGQTPVVEKKEKKKAPRGRAKRRAQYERRLLQEGGASSGNQRAPNAQGGSRT from the coding sequence ATGAGGTTCTTCGTGCGCTCCAGAACGACCCACGTGGTGGAAAAGGCCGAAGAGCACACCGTGGGAGACGTCCGCGCCTGCGTGTGCCAGGCCGAAGGGCTGCCCCTGGAGGAGGTGAGGCTCTACGCCGGGGGCTCACTCCTCGAGGACGACAGCGTCCCCCTCGCCGAGCTGGGCGCTGACACCATCGAGGTCAACGTCGGCCTCAAGGGTGGGAAGGTGCACGGGTCCCTGTCCCGCGCCGGGAAGGTCAAGGGACAGACGCcggtggtggagaagaaggagaagaagaaggccccGAGAGGTCGGGCCAAGCGGAGGGCGCAGTACGAGCGCCGTCTCCTCCAGGAGGGCGGGGCGTCTTCGGGGAACCAGCGGGCCCCCAACGCCCAGGGAGGGTCCAGGACGtag